In the Athene noctua chromosome 25, bAthNoc1.hap1.1, whole genome shotgun sequence genome, one interval contains:
- the TMEM106A gene encoding transmembrane protein 106A isoform X1 produces the protein MGGKLSLSWKTPVQKESEDKLILPRQLDDEDEIRDYASISDSATSCVGTARRSYVNCPTCQGTGRIPGEQEKQLVALIPYGDQRLKPRRTKLYVCLAVITCLLTTSLSIFFLFPRSITVLPAGLNASSVGFNATTTSIYLNMTNVLNITNNNFYPVAVVQLDIEVLHQSLVVGKSTMKTLLNMSPLQSGQIFYMVVSRIVDDNTYNICTWTKVKVHNVLLHIQGTLTCTYLCHSEQLAFEDYQYVDCRGNATLPRPSYHRLP, from the exons ATGGGTGGAAAACTGTCGCTGTCCTGGAAAACACCTGTCCAAAAGGAGAGTGAAGACAAACTGATCTTACCCAGGCAACTGGATGATGAAGATGAAATCAGGGATTACGCCAGTATCAGTGACTCTGCCACGTCCTGCGTGGGCACTGCACGTCGAAGCTACGTCAACTGCCCAACGTGTCAGGGAACAGGAAGGATCCCTGGGG AGCAAGAGAAGCAGCTGGTGGCTCTGATTCCATATGGTGACCAGAGGCTGAAGCCTAGACGAAC GAAACTCTATGTATGTCTTGCTGTGATAACCTGCCTGCTGACAACATCTCtcagtattttcttcctgtttcctcGCTCCATCActgtgctgcctgcagggctgaATGCCTCCTCCGTTGGCTTTAATGCCACCACCACCAGTATATACCTCAACATGACG AACGTGCTGAACATAACTAATAACAACTTCTACCCCGTCGCTGTTGTGCAGCTAGACATAGAGGTTTTGCACCAGTCCCTAGTGGTAGGGAAGAGCACCATGAAAACCCTGCTGAATATGAGCCCTTTGCAGAGCGGCCAG ATCTTTTATATGGTGGTCAGTAGGATAGTGGACGACAACACCTA TAACATTTGCACCTGGACAAAAGTAAAAGTTCACAATGTTCTGCTGCACATACA GGGTACCCTGACCTGCACGTACCTGTGTCATTCAGAGCAGTTGGCTTTTGAAGACTACCAGTACGTGGACTGCCGGGGGAATGCCACGCTACCTCGCCCATCGTACCACCGCCTGCCATGA
- the TMEM106A gene encoding transmembrane protein 106A isoform X2, whose protein sequence is MGGKLSLSWKTPVQKESEDKLILPRQLDDEDEIRDYASISDSATSCVGTARRSYVNCPTCQGTGRIPGEQEKQLVALIPYGDQRLKPRRTKLYVCLAVITCLLTTSLSIFFLFPRSITVLPAGLNASSVGFNATTTSIYLNMTNVLNITNNNFYPVAVVQLDIEVLHQSLVVGKSTMKTLLNMSPLQSGQIFYMVVSRIVDDNTYNICTWTKVKVHNVLLHIHSLLARS, encoded by the exons ATGGGTGGAAAACTGTCGCTGTCCTGGAAAACACCTGTCCAAAAGGAGAGTGAAGACAAACTGATCTTACCCAGGCAACTGGATGATGAAGATGAAATCAGGGATTACGCCAGTATCAGTGACTCTGCCACGTCCTGCGTGGGCACTGCACGTCGAAGCTACGTCAACTGCCCAACGTGTCAGGGAACAGGAAGGATCCCTGGGG AGCAAGAGAAGCAGCTGGTGGCTCTGATTCCATATGGTGACCAGAGGCTGAAGCCTAGACGAAC GAAACTCTATGTATGTCTTGCTGTGATAACCTGCCTGCTGACAACATCTCtcagtattttcttcctgtttcctcGCTCCATCActgtgctgcctgcagggctgaATGCCTCCTCCGTTGGCTTTAATGCCACCACCACCAGTATATACCTCAACATGACG AACGTGCTGAACATAACTAATAACAACTTCTACCCCGTCGCTGTTGTGCAGCTAGACATAGAGGTTTTGCACCAGTCCCTAGTGGTAGGGAAGAGCACCATGAAAACCCTGCTGAATATGAGCCCTTTGCAGAGCGGCCAG ATCTTTTATATGGTGGTCAGTAGGATAGTGGACGACAACACCTA TAACATTTGCACCTGGACAAAAGTAAAAGTTCACAATGTTCTGCTGCACATACA CTCCCTGTTAGCCAGAAGCTGA